In uncultured Bacteroides sp., the following proteins share a genomic window:
- a CDS encoding DUF3822 family protein: protein MTEELSISQIDFTKTEQYTLSVRLSSEEFYFSIYNPTKEKAYSFISKKTNENLSMAANVKEVIKENDFLKHRYKRVNVMVITKRFTLIPFELFEDEQAEAILYHNHTRHENEIVLYNILKNANAVVVFAVDKSAYQQLIDQFPGAHFYCQASSLTEYFSGRSRQGNSLKMYAYQRKNSIDILCYDRGRVQLINNFKCSETADVIYYLLYVWKQLDFNQERDELHLTGELRDKESLVKGLKQFVRQLFVINPLSEFSLNGISNAKEIPFDLQTLSLCEL from the coding sequence ATGACTGAAGAGTTGAGCATATCACAAATTGATTTTACAAAGACAGAGCAATATACCTTGTCCGTTCGCCTTAGTTCGGAAGAGTTCTATTTTTCTATCTATAATCCTACCAAAGAAAAGGCGTACAGTTTTATATCAAAGAAAACCAACGAAAATCTTTCAATGGCAGCCAATGTAAAAGAGGTCATTAAAGAAAATGATTTCCTGAAGCATCGGTATAAAAGAGTCAATGTAATGGTTATCACAAAGCGGTTTACGCTGATCCCTTTTGAACTTTTTGAGGATGAACAGGCTGAGGCTATTCTTTATCATAATCATACCAGGCACGAGAATGAAATTGTTCTGTACAATATCCTGAAGAACGCTAACGCAGTGGTGGTCTTTGCTGTAGATAAAAGTGCATACCAGCAACTTATTGATCAGTTTCCGGGAGCGCACTTCTATTGTCAGGCAAGCTCACTGACTGAATATTTTTCGGGACGCAGCAGACAAGGCAACAGCCTGAAGATGTATGCGTACCAAAGAAAGAATTCTATAGATATCCTGTGCTATGACCGTGGACGGGTACAGTTAATAAATAATTTCAAATGTAGCGAAACTGCCGATGTTATCTATTATCTGCTTTATGTATGGAAACAGCTTGACTTTAATCAGGAAAGAGATGAGCTTCATCTCACCGGAGAGCTCCGTGACAAGGAGTCCCTGGTAAAAGGATTAAAGCAATTTGTGAGACAATTATTCGTAATAAATCCACTTTCTGAGTTTTCATTAAACGGAATATCGAATGC
- a CDS encoding AAA family ATPase, whose product MINSYLVGQIKENFPHEPTSEQSFAIEELAEFLLSPVNDTLFILRGYAGTGKTSLVSAVVKTMMKLDQKAILLAPTGRAAKVFSVYSGHSAFTIHKKIYRQQSFSNELSNFSLNDNLHQHTLFIVDEASMISNDGLSGSVFGSGRLLDDLIQYVYSGQGCRLLLMGDTAQLPPVGEEESPALTADVLKGYGLSVKEIDLTQVVRQLGDSGILWNATALRHLIAQGDANSLPKIRVKGFPDIRLLAGDELIEEISSCYGKVGMDETIVVCRSNKRANIYNKGIRNTILYREDELSGGDLLMVAKNNYFWTEKSAEIEFIANGDMAVVRRVRRTREMYGFRFADVQLTLPDYNDYELEATVLLDTLHTDAPALPKADNDRLFYAILEDYSTISTKRERMKKMKADPYYNALQVKYGYAVTCHKAQGGQWKKVFLDQGYISPEMLTPDYFRWLYTAFTRATETLYLVNYPKDQVE is encoded by the coding sequence ATGATTAATAGCTATTTGGTTGGGCAAATAAAGGAAAATTTCCCTCATGAACCTACTTCCGAGCAATCCTTTGCGATAGAGGAACTAGCGGAATTTCTGCTTTCACCGGTAAATGATACTTTATTTATTCTCCGAGGCTATGCCGGAACTGGGAAGACTTCGCTTGTGTCTGCAGTGGTGAAAACAATGATGAAGCTTGATCAAAAGGCTATTCTGCTGGCACCTACCGGACGGGCTGCCAAGGTGTTTTCTGTCTATTCCGGCCATTCTGCTTTTACCATTCATAAAAAAATATATCGCCAACAGTCTTTCAGCAACGAACTCTCTAATTTTTCGCTGAATGATAACCTGCATCAACATACGCTTTTCATTGTAGATGAGGCTTCCATGATTTCTAACGACGGACTTTCCGGTTCTGTTTTTGGATCGGGCCGCCTGCTCGATGATTTGATTCAGTATGTTTATTCGGGTCAAGGCTGCAGATTGCTGCTGATGGGCGACACAGCTCAGCTTCCTCCAGTGGGAGAGGAGGAGAGTCCGGCACTTACGGCTGATGTTCTTAAAGGATACGGGCTGTCTGTGAAGGAGATTGATTTAACTCAGGTGGTTCGTCAGCTTGGTGATTCGGGCATTTTGTGGAATGCCACGGCATTGCGTCACCTGATAGCGCAGGGAGATGCCAATTCACTGCCTAAGATCCGGGTAAAAGGCTTTCCGGATATTCGCTTATTGGCGGGCGACGAGTTGATTGAAGAGATCAGTAGTTGTTACGGTAAGGTAGGAATGGATGAAACAATCGTTGTGTGCCGCTCTAATAAGCGGGCAAATATCTATAATAAAGGTATCCGTAACACAATTCTCTATAGAGAAGATGAACTTAGTGGGGGAGACTTGCTGATGGTGGCGAAGAATAATTATTTCTGGACGGAGAAATCTGCGGAGATTGAGTTTATAGCCAATGGCGATATGGCGGTGGTGCGCCGTGTAAGGAGAACGCGTGAGATGTATGGCTTTCGTTTTGCCGATGTGCAGCTCACTCTTCCCGATTATAACGATTATGAACTGGAAGCAACCGTTCTTCTTGATACTCTGCATACCGATGCTCCGGCTCTTCCCAAAGCAGATAATGATCGTCTATTCTATGCGATTCTTGAAGATTATTCCACTATTTCCACCAAGCGTGAGCGTATGAAAAAGATGAAAGCCGATCCTTATTACAATGCCTTGCAGGTGAAGTACGGATATGCGGTGACTTGTCATAAAGCTCAAGGCGGACAGTGGAAAAAGGTTTTTCTTGATCAGGGATACATTTCACCCGAAATGCTCACTCCCGATTACTTCCGCTGGCTTTATACCGCCTTTACCCGTGCCACGGAAACGTTGTACCTGGTCAACTATCCCAAAGATCAGGTGGAGTAA